The sequence AATTCATCAGCAAAATTTCAATAtaggttgttgttggtgttgtataGGTCTATCTTAACTCTGTCCTATTACGGAAGAATATATTGCTTGGAATATGGGGCCTGCCGAAAAAAtactaattttgttttgttaccttccacagggtggataattgatgtatattggaacgatcttCCGTCATCCATTGTTAAATTTGGTttagagacaaaccggtttcggcgtcgTTCTATCTTCAGTTTCCAAACAAAACTGATAAGAGATAACTGAAAATCGTTCCAATTGACATACATCGAAAATATACTTGTTGCAATCGGAGCCGAAAACGAAACAAATTCGTCGACCGATTTTCTCTAGCATTGCTAGGGGAATTTCGTCTGACCCATTATCACATATTTTGTTTTCCCAATCCCATTTTAACTCAGCGAACTTTTGCTACTATCCTCTCATTATACCCCGCTTGACTGAATGCTTTGCCACACTCCGGACATAAGTACGGCCTTTCTCCTGTATGTGTACGTAAATGAACCCTCAGCGAATCACATCTATTATAAcctataaattttaaattgtgttaaTATGTTTCTTATTGTAAGAATCTTATTCTTACTTTTATTGCAGAATTCACAGGGATATTGTTTTGATAGTTTCTGTGAGTTTTCTGCAGAGTGATAGTTCTTTTTGTGGCTCGCTAATGCGCGCTTTGAGCTGCATGTCTTTCCACAAATTTCACAAACATTGTCATTTAGCTGGTTGTCTTCTCCCACATCGTGTGTCAAACGATGATTATGTAGAGATTCCGGTTTATGAAAAAGGCGATTACAGATATCACAATGAAAACGATAGGATTCCAATTTCTTCTTGTGCTGCACAGGCATCTCTTGATTCTTTTTTGTATGTTTATTCAAATGTATTTTCAAATACCGTGGCTTTTGAAAAGATTCATTGCATAGATGACAGTTATGCTGCAACTTGCTATAGAAATGTCTATCAAATAGATTGACTGCAAAACATATATTGGTACTTACGATAAGCTTTCTTTTTTTTACTGATAACATTGAAAGTGGTGTTTCATTGTCGTTATATTCAATGTTGTGTTCATCACATGGttcattttttacatttttgctATCATCATCGGTACAATCTTTCATTACAACTTCGATGTTTTGTAGTGGATCAGCAGCGGGGATTTGTGGCGTTTTTGGTGAAATATCTACAGACGCAAATTCAATTGTTCGAGGAGTTCCTGCCATAAGAGTCTGTTGTTTCAAAACTATGTTTGCGATTACATCATCTTTCACGGGAGATGCATCCCTTGTGGACtttttcaactcagtttgtcCTTGCGGAATCAACTTACGTATCTCCACATCGGATTGTCTGCACATTTGCTGGAATTGATAAACATTCAGCAATTGTTCCAGGCATTCAGAACATATTCTCTTTGGCAGCGCGTCACTTAGAAGCACTTCTAATTGCGGTATTGAATTGCTTAGTACCTCTGCGATTTGTAAGCCGCCACATCCATTAAATGTATCAAAGATAGATTGccaattttgattttgtttactATTTGCGTCGAACAAAGATACTTCAGCTAGCTCATGCATACAAGTCCGACATAGGCAACTGAAAAATTGATCATTTATTGTATCCATTTTATTATCGATGCAAGAAAGTTAAAATAATCTAATTCTGCTGAGCAAGTGACTCCGATTAGGGCAGAACTTCAACCCGATTTTTAATCGATATTTTCTTAACGACCGAAGAATCGATTGTTTTTTAGATGCGCTCGATTTTCTTAGCCTGCGAAGTTTGGATCATCTTACGGTAAACCGTAAAAACGCTGGCGAAAATCCTTGAGCTGAGCCCGCctagagggtgccggctggtaatagttACTACAGTTACCCCGCTAGGTGAGTGCCATTAGTGCCTTAGCTCCTTAATAGCTCTGGCATATGGTAGTGGCTCTTGAACGTGGCCTCAAAGTGGGGGCCGGATCGGTTGTGTTATGCGTTGCCATGCCGATGGTCAGCCTGGTTGGGGACCTCACAAATAGCCCAGTCGCTAACGGAGCCCTCTGGGAACCAGGCGACACCCAGTTGTAATTTTGGCCTTACCCCAGGTATAGCGGATATCTGCCTGAGGTGGACGACCCCGTTCTCCGCAAATCGTGGGGTTCAGTGATggagtttaaaaacaaaaataattgtaacAAGGCAGGAACTCGTAAAAAGCCGGAAGAGGTAACACCCATCAACCTGGGAGCTCGTGCGATGCAAGGCCCCTCTGCCGGCGCTGCTATTGCGGGTGGTGCGCAAAGGCTTCAGGCGCCAGTTAACCTAACTAAGAAGAAACTGAAGAGCGTTATTAAACTATTAAAATCGTTTAACAATTAAGTTTAGCCCCCGAATTCCAACCTttgctaacgctaaaactccatcgtcAAAAATTTCTAAAACGGTATCAAGTCCgcaaaaaagtatgcaacatttagatCTGCCCCTTTCCGTATGAAAAATATATATGCGCTCTTATTAGTAAATATTCTAAATGCCTTCAAATAGTTACAGCTGACTTTCACCGGGAAAGTAgccagttgttgttattgttgtagaagtgcttcgccccatccaataggtgcgaccgatcacaaatttttcctctaacgggagtccaaggaaacttgctgttttaataggggtggaccatattgATAGcagttagaggcattggttccacattgcaattgaagagatggttggtgccatgtggggacaaaGTTAAAACGTACCAGTCGTTTGTTTTTGCTTAGAAGAGCcttcaataaatatttttctctttttatacTTCAGTATTGTTACGACAACGACGATGGCAAGTAATCCCATCGATACTATCTCCTCAACTGTTTGCTGTAAGTCGTGTGGTTTGGATACGCATACGCGTAAGAGTAGCAAAAAATGTGCCAATTATTTTCCGCCTCGTAGAAAGCGTGGAAGAGCAGGAGGAACCGAAACAGAAACCGCTACATCAGAAgaggaagaagaaaaaatttcaacgaTAAAAGTTGCATTGCATCAACATTGTCTGGACGAACGAGTTTTCGAGAAAATTCAATCGGATGTTTGTGAAATGTCTGCTTTATTTGTCGAAGCGAGCCTCTATATCAATTATTCGCTGTACAAACGATGGAACAGCGGACATTTTTACGACAACGGTGAaggaaaatttgattttttaccATACTTTTACGAACTACTCgataaaagtaaagttaaatatGACATGGATCAGGATTACAGACGTCTTTGTGTCACTCATTACATTAGCCGTCTCTACAGCAAAGCAGCTCGATCAAATTTATTCGTAAAACAGGCAGCTCAGTATGCCACTTTGTTTCACAACAATTTATTTATGCATGCCTACACGAGATTACGAAGATTTTTTCAACACTTTACCACCGATGGTCGTTTAATCTATTATCCACTGGATGTTCTATTCAGCCGATGTAGCAAATATCAAGCAAACGGAATGTTACTGTCTCAAATGCAGCTCTATCTCGATTACGATGGTCGCTTGAATTTCTACGACATTGAAAATAAATCAAAGTATGCCAAATACATCAAACTGTTTTTTCTTTTGCAACGCTTCAATCACGTTAATggaaagaaaaattttggactaGTGCCTCTTCTCAAACACGGTCACCATCACGTTCATTACGATTCGTTTGCATTGCATCAATTGCTTACTTCGATGAAACTGTACAAGCGACATGTGCGCAATATGCCAAACGAGGAATGGTACAAATGGCTTGCTATACGAGCACTGGAGACTAGAgcacatggaacttgggggtggggagggagggatggcctgaaggtttaatgtggccatataaatcgttcccgagatggtcgggccagcaccttaatggtgctgtgttaccggagcgtatcggatctgtatccgacaaaggaccatcacatcgataacactccccaaagccttcggggagtaacctaatcgctacaacaacaacaacaactagacgTAAAAAGTTGGGCTACTCGATGCAAACCGATGGAGTTGCAGTCTCTTTTTCGCTCAGTGAATTTATTCGTCATCCGACAGCGACTAATGAACCGACAGTGGCAGATGAACCACAGGCGAAATCGAAAAAGCAAAAGATCAATGAAACCAAATCTACAGCGAAAGTCGAGATTTGATTACTGTGCGTCTCGGACTGTCGTAAAACAAGTACACTCAATTGATCGGTCTGGATCCGGGTGCACGTTTGGTCATGGGTGGATTTGCTAAAGATCTCACTGCTGACGGTTTAGCGAGAATGATTAAAATTTCAAGTAAACAGTATCATATCTGGCTGGTTTCAATacgcgataaaaaaaaaaatacaaaaatggaCAAAGTGTGTGGTGGATGACAATATTTTGCAGCTGGAACCACATCAGTACATTGAATACACGGAGCATCGATTCCGCCATTTTGAGATGAAACAGCGCGTTTCGAACAGCGCAAGGCGACTCGATTGAAATTTCAAACGTACGTGTGCCGCGAGAAAGCTGCACGAAAAGTTGTCGAAATGATTATTTGTAATACTAGCAGCAGTAGCAGCCCAGCTCATCGTACAATGATTGTAATTGTAGACACGGAAATAAATCGAAATTCACCTGTTAAACGTTACGTTCGAACACCCAATCGAACGATCGTCAAACATTTACGATCGATTAGTGGGGATGTACTGCGAATCGGGGAATTTCGTACCACCGAACTGTCCAGTCGATGTCACTGCGAAGCCAAAACAAGTCTCTCTCCACACCGATTTTTTTCTGCCTGTTAGAGGTTAGTAAATATTCCATCTCCTAGAACTTGTCAGCATACTGATATTCGGCGAAacaagttttaatttttatttatttttcaaaaatgtacatatatttattctTACATAACTTAATATTTACCCTAAACCCGTAAATGTTCTTTCGAATACTATAAGGGTTAGTTAGTATTCTCTATATTATTATAATTCTGTATTTCTTGTATAAGGGAATTCAATTCGTTTACGCTATATTTGTGTACTTTATGACCCACAACTGCCGCATTATCTTGCTCATGTTTAGCTTTAGCCTGCTTATTGGCATTAATATCACCTTTATCTGAATTTTTCGTATTATTGGTAGCATCTAGCATAAAATGATAGTATTCCGGCGATATAGATTCCAAACGTAACAGACGATCTTCAATCGCTTTAAGGCGCATATGCACGGGTAAATGATCATTGGATGAATGAAACAAGTGTTGCTCAACGGTTTCTATACGCTTCTTTAAGACAGTGTCGTCTAtgctatttttttcttctttcactGCCGTCTTGGTATGCGCTGATGGCGCTCCTCCATCACTTCCCATCAAATTATCTAATGCACCAAGATAATTTGGACGTGTGGTTTGTGGGCCATCTAAATTTGTAACGCGCCCAATTTTTAAATGACTTGTATTACTTTCTTGTCTTATCAATGCACTATTTACTCTAGCGCAACTATCCGCAGATACATCGTTATTGATAGGATTGCAGATGTAATCCATAATATTATTTTGATCGATTTCTTCACGTTTTTTAGCGAGGAAGCAAGCTATACGATTTTTGACTTCAACTTTTCTGGCTCCTATTTGTACTAACTCCTTTGGCACTGGTACTTCGTTATCTATTTTAGATTTTGCGAAACAAAATGCTTCTTTATTTTGTTTCCATTCTGACGCGCCATCGTCATACAGTTCCTTCTTCCAAATTGGCACGTTCCGTTTTAGCTGATCAATTGCATAAGAAACAGCTTCTAATGACGCTTGGCGATGTGGTGTGGCGATTGCTATAACAACACTTGCTTCTTTCGGCGCCACTAAACCCAGCCGATGATATAAAGCTATATTTACAATTCCTGGCCATAGTCTACGCAAATCAATACATAAGTTTTCAAGTTCCTTGTACGCCATTGATTCATATGCCTCATATTCTAGCGAGTGTACTTGCTTGCCATCAAATGTGTCTCTTGTTGTGCCCACAAACAATGATACAGCACCGCATTTCTCATGACTTACCAACTTACTAATTACGCCGGCATCTAGCGTATCATGCGTGATCGCTAAAAAATTTGCCATTATACATATATCGACATTAGCCACCGCTAACTGGTGGTATAATTGCAATTTCGTCGTCAGGGTGTAATTCTAATGTCTCTTCCAAATCTTCACGGTATATTTCGTTTACGGCCAATACAAAACTAAAATTGTTGATTCTTTCTAGCTGGAAGTTTTCGCAGATTTCTTTTATTAACTCAGCAACCAGTATTTGCCGTTTGCAAACAAATGTTGCAGTTTCTACTCCTGCAATTTCACGTGCCTTGGCGAAGAACAAAATCTTAACACAAATAAAATCTTCCTTATTATTTGCAGACATTGGTACTTGAGCTTTACTTTTCCATATACACGTCATATATTATCACTTATCAGTACGATTATATAATTAGTAATTTTGAACATATTTATTAATAAGTCTGtaaggatgatgatgatgaatagagttgggtcgtttcgttctgaacttgttcaattgaccgggtctctcaactggactagatcttcgatttcggttctatttgttcttttagttcgttttatctaatgttattcttgctctcttctcgttcgcgaactaGACAATTTGGATATAGAattgaaaattttagttttcagaGAAAAATTGTTGATTGGgtacacttttttgtttttgatacttTCTTTTGTTAAcattcgtttaaaaaaaaaagtaaatgtgCGGAAAATCTCTTGTAAGTAACaatttaaaagcttttttttaCAATTGTGTTTCAATTTAGCAGTGTATTAATTTTGCAGATACCATCTATATGTGCAGCGGCTACTTCTGCATTGCATATAATGAATTATGAGGTTATACTCTGCGACTTATGCCCCTATTTTCATAGTACtacccatggttcaattatatggttgactcatctgtaaagcaacaaaatatgtctgctcaaattgtcaaaatctgtgtattggtgttggtgcgaattgtatggaatggaaacataaaacttagcagtttttgtgtgtgtaagaaaatgttgccaatgtgttggtttcattttgagtttgccatctccttttgacaatcccttcggccatgcaatgaaataaataaaatcagctgatgagatgagccaaccatataattggaCCATGGTACTACCCGAAGTTGGATATTGCCtacatattttgaaatatttccaaGTTCGTGTCCCAATAACCTAAGATATCTTCTCGAAAATGTTGAAATCGTTATTAACTTTTAAGAAAGATGCTTCCTGCTCTGCTCTGAATAAGTGTCTTAAGCGAAATGCTATAGAACTTTAAATATAGAAGCTGCCAAGGTTTGGCATTCGCTCAAATATTGGCAGTCATTTTTAGGGGTAAGTTTCTGGGTACATTGCGTGGTATTACGAAGACATACTCCGGTAAACCCTAGTAAAACGGAACGAGGAAATACGAAATTCCTGCATTAAGGTTATCCTCAATTGATGGCTTACAGCTGATCCTGTCTGATAGGGTTACTGTAAGTACGGAGGCAGGAGgttggttaaccaccaaactgCTGGCCACTTGTAGTCTTTTTCATCTAAGACGACCGCCCCCGCGAAATCAAGTATTTGGCTTCAAGAAGTGTGTGTCTCATGAGAATGGTCTAATCTCTTCGCAATGGCATCCCACTTTGTATGTATGAATCACATTGTCTCCTTAGTTTTGTTAGGCAGAGAGGACTTGGCTTTCTGTACAATCTCTATGGGACTGGAGCTATCTCGAACAGCATCTTCTCactgaattttttcttttcccTCTGGATCTTTCTTTATCATGAATTTCTGCCAGAGGGTAGAGTATGACTGTATCTGTCCACTTGTACGTCGTGTAGACAGCCTGCCTGAATTTCTTCGCTGGAGTTTGTTTGATCTGAACCCGTAGTCTATAACTTTCATCATTGTTTTCAAAATCGAAAATGTGAAACTAATTTTTACGAAAGATTCATCCAAGAGTGGTACCTTTTTGCCTGTATTATTTATGAAAACGACTTTTTCTCTTCTCCTTACCCttgaaatttacaaatatttctgCAGGAATCATGGAAATATACCGGCTACTACTGCTTCGTATTTACAAGTATATCGCGCAAAGACCGTCTATTATTTACCCTATTTTCAGTGAAGAGGCTGGAATTGTAACCAATCTTTTTATTTCTGATTTCTTGGAGTCTTGGGATATGTttcacaagaaatacaaatcttACAATTCAAGTAAATTTGTTCTgacaattttttctttcctttgtgGAACGGTCCCCTGATCGTCTGACTTTACACGAAAATTATACatttaagttgaaataaaataaacgaaagaTATTAATTATGATGCCTTATTTCATTGTTTTGTCATATTTGATttgttattttaatataattttactaaattttatgCATATGTTTTTGTACAAATGAAATACCTTTTTAATAACGGGATTAAATTCTTCGCgttttttcctttccttctaAAAAGCAACCATGAGTGCTTGtgtcaaattttcaaaaatgctaCATCCGAAACCTTTTGTAATTTAATCAtgttgttcgttcatcagaaacagaacgaaagaaccgaatctctgaaatgaacgaaaaagcacaactctaatgATGAAAGATGATTAAACAAAGTGCAAGCGGTGACAGCTGATTTGCCACGCTGCCAACCATTGAAAATGTATGGATTTTGGGCGTGTGCATGGTTTGTCACGCGACATCGGCGCAACAATTTTTTGCCTATTTTATCAATCGCTCTTTGCAGCGTCCCGTAGTACTGCTACCGCTAAATATGAATTGCTCCATAAGAACACATGCAAACAATATTTTGCCTTGTAGTTTAGTAATGCTTGAAACAaaatgccctgacgccgcgaaataaacgcgacgtcCAACcatgtcaaaaatagaatccccgtaattacatgaaggtgaacacaatgaaagtgaagagcgaaatttacgcgacgtcattttgcgacgatagatttatttctatcgtggCCGCCGAGCGATGACGACAAATATcacaagggttgctgctgttcaatttttttaagtataaaaaaataaaacataatatccaaaaccaattttttttttacatataattcttaattttactttcgaaagacgtgtttcggtatcattattaataaaccgcctttttttaattaatattattaaaaactaaaaggtAATTAGCACTAACATTTCCTAAATTTTCGTTCAACACTGTTTTCAACTAACCGGGTACGTGCGCTGTCAAAAATTTAAACTCATGCAAGCTTATGGAAACGTACGTAACGTGCGCCGTATACATGCAaagtgtatttttttaaattaaagggttATAGTATTAATGTTCGCCCTCCGGATTAACACAgctcttaacattttgggcgtgttcTAGCAGTCAAGTGCTGAAGCAAAGAATTAAaatgttttaattgttttcatctttatttctaaagaatggccactctgaataaacaacggcattgtgttttaagtagacgaaatttctgggcgtaatttgaaaaatgtcatccgCTGGGGTCTGGGATATGAACCCCATTGTACAGAagacaaatgtaaacaaaagcaTCGttctacaaaacaaaaaatttagatGATATGTGGCGTGCGATTATTCTGTAAACTGATTTTTATGACCTCAAACATTCTCGGTGTGCTcataattcatttatttatttactagagGAAAAGAAGCGCCGATGCCTTCTTTACCAAAGATAAAGAGCACTGGTaagatggggttacactgaaatgacagtccttggtcggggaaaatcccgagtcgctccggtacatagaaccgactgccttgggaagcgagatgagatgagatgctgaccaaacagttcctgttgaatacccagaaacctgagcatcccaacagacatctgattgatgaaccagcaccgcctaggggcttaaggagtcatctccgtaagcattttgaggagatacggcacctgagaacccagccgtatgaagcgaaaaaacacaagcaggtccttggtgaactccataaacaggcgtcggacctttatgccgggaattgcccggtgaatccagtacttaaagaaaagtatccaaaactcgcggaagaggaacgcatactccccagggaaacgcgtgtcactcttgctcaacttcgttctggatacggtaacaggttaaactcttacctatccagaatcaaccccgacatacaaaatgtatgccccgcttgcaatgtgtccccacatgacaccacccatctctttaattgtaatgtggaaccaacgcctctaacacccctttccttatggtccaccctgttgaaacagcaagtttccttggactcccgttagaggatattgatgaaaatttgtgatcggtcgtggcTTTTAGGTggagcgaagcattgctacaacaacaacaacaatgacagCACTGGTAAGAACACCTTCGGTtcgtctttgtttttttttttgttgttacataCATCCGaaaggaattacttaaattaacttaaaacttaTAGATAATTAACTCTAGATTAATTTCTTAAGATTCGTGAACCTTAGGAATTCATTAACTCTGTCGATGGATTCAACACCTGGAGTTTTTAGCAGACTGGTAGGGCTCATTTCGCCGAAGATGTTAGCTCTGAATTTAGCGAAGTGTTGACATTTGTCGAGAAGATAAATCAGAGTTTGTTTCTGTGTTATAGAAGGGCAAAATGTCACGCCCATACCCGTAAGAACTTAATCATGCGTTATGATCGTGTGTCCTGTGCGTAGTCGAGTAAATGCCACAGCCGAGTAACTGTTACAGCTGACTTTGACCGGGAAAGTAGCCGGTCTTCCTTTGGTGTTTATGTTTGCGTAGTGGTATGTGACGTTGGCTTAACTCACCGTTCAGAGAGTAAAATTTTCTCTCACTGAACTGACAGAAACGTGTTTGCAACTTATCAACAAAAGtcgtgttcgctgaaagcgcctaATTTCTCCATTTGAAAAGTAGCGAAAATCATTTTCTAAAAGTATGTCGTTTAGTTTAAGATTGCTATGAACGACTATTTAAATGTATTTGAAAATAGTGCAACTTTTCAAATGCACCTCAAATTGACAGACAACAAAAACGTTTGTTGCAACAGTGAAGGTCGAAATTGTGCTGTATTGTTACCCTTACTCATCGTTGCATTCAATAGTAGCGTACCCCAATTAGAAAACAGAACTTTTATTTAGAAGAGTATTATCACAACAAAAGcataaaacaaaacacaaaatcaGAGAAGGTCGGCCTTATCTGGAGTAGATTGTATTCGAGATTCTCTGTCTTTGCAAATAGTTATTGTGGTTGGGTGTTTCCCATTGTGAAATTACAGAAAACGCTGGAGCAGCATATAAATCGTTCAGAATGAGAGTCAAAAGTTATTCAAATTACCAGCGTTAATGTAATCGGACAGCACGGCataaaaaattaagttaatagtctagttgaggggtcgactgctaatacgctaccaaaaatatcgagaaaggtgtcaaaagacgcgtattaatctcgagaacaataatccgatggcggaagaaaaattttatctctgtccggagatatttgcagttgaagttggcgatttccatgtggttgttgttgtttttgtacccacaaaaaaaattgtgcatcaccgtggcggtagccacggttataccacacacccggccttggcatggcgtagcccagggttattttttataatcgcggccgaaggccgccaacgcagaaaggtgttctgcgcaaaaatactatgcatccgacc is a genomic window of Eurosta solidaginis isolate ZX-2024a chromosome 4, ASM4086904v1, whole genome shotgun sequence containing:
- the Mocs2B gene encoding molybdopterin synthase catalytic subunit, with product MANFLAITHDTLDAGVISKLVSHEKCGAVSLFVGTTRDTFDGKQVHSLEYEAYESMAYKELENLCIDLRRLWPGIVNIALYHRLGLVAPKEASVVIAIATPHRQASLEAVSYAIDQLKRNVPIWKKELYDDGASEWKQNKEAFCFAKSKIDNEVPVPKELVQIGARKVEVKNRIACFLAKKREEIDQNNIMDYICNPINNDVSADSCARVNSALIRQESNTSHLKIGRVTNLDGPQTTRPNYLGALDNLMGSDGGAPSAHTKTAVKEEKNSIDDTVLKKRIETVEQHLFHSSNDHLPVHMRLKAIEDRLLRLESISPEYYHFMLDATNNTKNSDKGDINANKQAKAKHEQDNAAVVGHKVHKYSVNELNSLIQEIQNYNNIENTN